One region of Marivirga arenosa genomic DNA includes:
- a CDS encoding class I SAM-dependent methyltransferase has protein sequence MNVAYDQYYQTENYFGEPYPELIQFMQDHPEKGKVLDLGCGQGRDAIALARLGYVVTGIDNSKVGIDQMLEISRAEKLKLEGQVGDIYSFDGFNEFDIILLDSMFHFAKEDREKEIGFLKKIVANIKKGGILICCMQDAEDKVKTFKETIDTEVNPILLVDKAFPYLFEDSESGQQFAIDYRMMVLKI, from the coding sequence ATGAATGTAGCCTACGACCAATACTATCAGACTGAAAATTACTTCGGAGAACCTTATCCTGAACTTATTCAGTTTATGCAAGACCATCCAGAAAAAGGGAAAGTTTTGGATTTAGGATGTGGCCAAGGAAGAGATGCCATTGCTTTGGCACGCTTGGGCTATGTTGTGACAGGAATCGACAACTCTAAAGTGGGTATTGATCAAATGCTCGAAATTAGCAGAGCAGAAAAGCTGAAGTTGGAAGGACAAGTTGGAGATATTTATTCTTTTGATGGGTTTAATGAATTCGATATTATCCTTTTAGATAGTATGTTTCATTTTGCTAAAGAAGACAGGGAAAAGGAAATTGGTTTTCTCAAAAAAATTGTAGCGAATATAAAGAAAGGTGGAATACTTATTTGCTGTATGCAAGATGCTGAGGATAAAGTGAAAACCTTCAAAGAGACCATCGATACAGAAGTTAATCCCATTTTATTAGTAGATAAAGCCTTTCCATACCTTTTTGAAGACAGCGAAAGTGGACAGCAGTTTGCAATCGATTACAGAATGATGGTATTAAAGATATAA
- a CDS encoding antibiotic biosynthesis monooxygenase family protein, with the protein MIANTPKPPYYAVIFSSVRTKVDHGYAEMTQRMMHLAEKQDGFLGVESAREELGITVSYWTDLESIKKWKQNSEHLIAQNKGRMEWYKHYKTRISKVERDYGFDK; encoded by the coding sequence ATGATAGCCAATACACCGAAACCACCTTATTATGCTGTGATTTTTAGCTCTGTAAGAACTAAGGTAGATCATGGCTATGCTGAAATGACTCAGCGAATGATGCATTTAGCGGAGAAACAAGATGGCTTTTTAGGGGTAGAAAGTGCTAGAGAAGAACTCGGTATAACCGTATCGTATTGGACAGACTTAGAATCAATTAAAAAATGGAAACAAAATTCTGAGCATCTGATAGCTCAAAATAAAGGCCGTATGGAATGGTATAAACATTATAAAACCAGAATTTCAAAAGTTGAGAGAGATTACGGCTTTGACAAATAG